GGAATCCTGCCTTGCTGAATGAGGACGAGCGATCAACGAGCGTGACACGATGGCCTTGTTGCGCCAGGAAGTTTGCTGCGGCTAAGCCGGCAATGCCGGCACCAGTAATTAAAATATGTTTTTTCATTGCACTATTTTTAAGAATTTATGCAAACTTATGTATATTTTTGAGGCTAAAATAGTTCAATAAAAAGCAAAATTAGTCCAATAAAATGAGTGGTGTCCGTAAAAATGAAGAAATGAGCTACTGGGCCGATCGCCTGGGCGTTTCGCTATCGCCCGACAGACACGAATTGGAAATGCTCGAACTGAATGAGCTCAAGATGGTCGATCTGTTGCCCGAAATGTTGCTTATGATTCGTTCGGTGATGGCCAGGCAAACCTTCTGCTTTCGGAGGGAGCCGATCAAAATTATTGAACATGGTGTATCCATTTCGTTTCAGAATATCATTCATTCGACCTCAACTCCGCAGGCACAACCCCATGTCCGCATCGTACCCCTGCACGTGGCAACCGAGTTGACATTTCCAAAAGCCGTCAATATCCAGCAGGTAACTATTCTCGTGAACCTCGATTATTTAAAAAGTTTCATTGGAAAAGCACACCGGACATTCGATTATCTGTTTGATAACGATAAAACGCTTTGGATTGAGGAATTTATGTCGCCAGAAATAGCGGCAATCGCCAATGAGCTAGCAAATTCTAGTGATAGGGCTCCGCTTTCTGATGCTTTTTATAGGTTGAAATCACTTGAGTTACTTTTTCATCTGTTTAAAAACCTTTCCGCAAGAACGCAGGTGACGCATCAGCAATTGACAAAATATGAACTCGAATCGATCTATCGGGTGCGGGATCAGCTCGCAAACTACATGGACCGGCCATTTCTGCAGGAAGAATTGGTAAAGATAAGCGGTATGAATGTCATTAAACTTCGTAAGCTGTTTACACAGGTTTTTGGAATGGGAATGTATCCTTACTACCAGCGTCTGCGTATGCAGGAGGCTGGACGGCTTTTAAAGGAAGAATTATTGTCTGTTTCTGAAACTGGCTACCGCTTAGGATTTAGCAATTTAAGTTATTTTGGCCGATTATTCGAGAGCCATTTCGGATCTAAACCGAAAAAATGGATGCAGCTTCACAAGCATGTTTCTTCCGGATCTAAAAAATTCCGCGATACATTCTGAGTCTATTTTGACATGGCTTCCAACACTTTTAAATGCGATCTAAAAGCAGTCCCAAAGCTGCGGAATTCGTTGTACTGTATTTTATATTCGCTACACGTCTGCTTGACAATCCGGTTGAGTGCTGGATAATGGACGTGGCTGATCTTTGGAAAAAGATGATGCTCCACCTGAAAATTGAGTCCGCCAAGCAACCAGGTTAGTACCTTGTTGCGGGTAGCAAAATTTGCGGTGGACTGGATCTGGTGGATCATCCATTCTTCTTCGACCTTAGACTGGTCAATGGTTTTGAATTCGGTCTCCTCAACCACATGTGCCAGTTGAAATACAGTGGCCAGACTCATCCCACATACCGCACCTGAAATTAGCAATCCGATAAGGGTGGGCAGCCACCCCACGAAGATGACCGGAATAATGACAAATAAGCTGATGTGAACAAGCTTACTGACCCAGAAAATAATACGCTCGCTGAGCGGAAAATGAAACCGCTCAATTTTATCACCCATACGGCCACGAAAATACTTCTCATAATCCTGGTAAAAGATCCATGCTAAATAGGAAATCCCATAAAGCAACGGAAAGTAAAACCGTTGATAGCGGTGGTGCTTACGCAGTTTCTGGTCGTGATGTATACGCATAAACTTGACCTCGATATCGTGGTCTTCGCCATCGATGTTGGTGTAGGTATGGTGGGCGATATTATGTTTGAGTTTCCAAAAGTAGATATTACCGCCCAATAGATTGAGCGAGTAGGAAAGTAAAGTATTGAGGCGTTTGTTGTCTGAAAAAGAATTGTGCCCCGCATCGTGCATGATATTAAAACCAATGGCAGCCAGGTTGATGCCAAAAATCAGGCATAATACGATGGCAACGCTCCAGTGCAGGGGGGCGAATACGAGCAGGCTATATAACACAATGAAGCTGATAAGCAGGATAGCCGCTTTCAGATAAATTTTACGATTCCCTGTTTTGGGTTGTAGTGAACTTTGAAAATACGTATTGATTTTTTGTTTTAGCGTTTTAGAGAACAATGTATTTACATTGCTGAATTTTACAGACTGGGACATTTGACTTTTTACGGGAGAGATATGCTTTCTTTTTTTACGATTCGATCTTGAGTGATTGAATTGGTGTAAAGGTACGCTAATTTATTCGTACGACGATCATAATAAAGTTAAAGATTGTTAAAGCCTATCGTTCTCCTAAATTCACGGGGTGAAACCGATGTCTTCTTTTTAAATAACCGATTGAGGGACTGTGGCTGTTCAAATCCAAGCTGATAGGCGATTTCGGCGACAGAAAGTTGAGAACGTGAAAGCAGATCTTTTGCTTTTTCGATCGTTCTGATCTGCTGCTTTTCCTTTTCGGATAGGAAAAGTGCTTCATTGACTTCATAGTCGAAAAAACTATAGCTACCGATGTTGTTTGCCAGATCATAGGTGCGGATAAAATCTGGATGGAAAACAACCGAATAGCCAACTTTGACATCGGAGCTCGTCGGATCTACAGTAATGGCCTGACCGGGCTTAAAGAATGTCATTAGGCCCTCCCGAAAGTCGTAGTTATGGGGGCCATAGCGCAACACGCACTGCGCATCTTCTTTGACGGAAATACAGTACAGATTGAGCAACTAAGGCATCTCGTTGATGGATAGGCAGAACGAGGCGACCGCATGGCAGCGAATGTCGGTACAGCGGCGACGAATTGTAAACGCCCGCAGTTAAATATTAAATCGCTGAACAAATCGATCATAAAAACGCTTAAATTACATCAAAATTGAGCGCATGATAGGCTTCAATGGATAATTTAAATAATCATGATGAGAAAATATTGTTGTATACTGCTTCTTCTAGCAGCGTTAGTCGGAAATGTAGAGGCGCAAATAGTAACGACTAAACTGCTCCCGCAGCGCATACCCGCAGGTTTTGACCGTGTGAGGGAAGCGGTTTCCGACATATCCGGCAGGAACGGAGATAGCAAAATACAGGTCACACCGCTTGCAGCAACCGAGACGACGGCTACCTTTGAAATTGAAGAACAGGGTTTAAGTATCGAAACTGTGGTGGACGACGAAAAGAAGTTTAATAAACTAGTCGCTGAAGCCGCAAAGGACGTTTCCAAACCGAGTATTCATATCTTGCATACCTATACGTTGAAGGATAAAAAATTCAAAGTGCCACCCCCAAGAAAGATCTTTTTCTCTCCGGAGTACGGGGTAACCTGGACGTTGACCCTAAAAAAAATAGCAGACAAGGAAACGGAGCTCGTACTTAACTATAAATCGATAGCGCCCGCATTTGCCAAGAAGATTGAGCTTGAATTTGAAAGTGATACCTATTACAACAATAAGATCGTTAAAATTGCTGTCGATGATATCCGGATGCGTCATCTGATCCGTGAAATTTTAATCAATCAAATGCATGTCGACCGGGATTACCCTGCACCGACATATCCGGCGTCTAACTAAAAGGATTTGCTCAGCAATTTGCTAGATAAAATAATGGCCGAACCCCAGGTTCGGCTTTTTTAGTATAGGCTATTTTACATTGGAACACGACCCACTTTGCTCGTGGCAGTAGCTAATTAAGATGGTCGTCAAAGCCCGATAAAGTTGCCAACTTTTGTAGGAATTCATCTGTTACAAAAATTGTAATACTAATAATATTATAAATGTGTACCTTTACCACGGTTCATAAGAGCCGCTAACTTTAATCAACTGTATGATTAACTTGTATGGTGCGGATTCTACTTTTACAGTATCGCAAAAACATCTTGCTCAGGCGCTTGAACAAGCCCGTATGGGCTTTTGGGAAGTAAGTCTCGTAGAACAGAATTATATGTCTTGCACCGATCAGTGCAAAAGAAATTTTGGGTGGGACACGACCAAGGAATTTAGTTACAGTGATATGCTGGGCTGTATTGTCGCAGAAGACCTCGAGGCGATGCAAGCTTGCGTGGCACGATCTATCGAACTTCAAATTCCCTATAATGCACAATATCGTGTACGTCACAACGATAATAGCA
The genomic region above belongs to Sphingobacterium zeae and contains:
- a CDS encoding helix-turn-helix transcriptional regulator, yielding MSGVRKNEEMSYWADRLGVSLSPDRHELEMLELNELKMVDLLPEMLLMIRSVMARQTFCFRREPIKIIEHGVSISFQNIIHSTSTPQAQPHVRIVPLHVATELTFPKAVNIQQVTILVNLDYLKSFIGKAHRTFDYLFDNDKTLWIEEFMSPEIAAIANELANSSDRAPLSDAFYRLKSLELLFHLFKNLSARTQVTHQQLTKYELESIYRVRDQLANYMDRPFLQEELVKISGMNVIKLRKLFTQVFGMGMYPYYQRLRMQEAGRLLKEELLSVSETGYRLGFSNLSYFGRLFESHFGSKPKKWMQLHKHVSSGSKKFRDTF
- a CDS encoding fatty acid desaturase family protein — translated: MSQSVKFSNVNTLFSKTLKQKINTYFQSSLQPKTGNRKIYLKAAILLISFIVLYSLLVFAPLHWSVAIVLCLIFGINLAAIGFNIMHDAGHNSFSDNKRLNTLLSYSLNLLGGNIYFWKLKHNIAHHTYTNIDGEDHDIEVKFMRIHHDQKLRKHHRYQRFYFPLLYGISYLAWIFYQDYEKYFRGRMGDKIERFHFPLSERIIFWVSKLVHISLFVIIPVIFVGWLPTLIGLLISGAVCGMSLATVFQLAHVVEETEFKTIDQSKVEEEWMIHQIQSTANFATRNKVLTWLLGGLNFQVEHHLFPKISHVHYPALNRIVKQTCSEYKIQYNEFRSFGTAFRSHLKVLEAMSK
- a CDS encoding helix-turn-helix domain-containing protein codes for the protein MLNLYCISVKEDAQCVLRYGPHNYDFREGLMTFFKPGQAITVDPTSSDVKVGYSVVFHPDFIRTYDLANNIGSYSFFDYEVNEALFLSEKEKQQIRTIEKAKDLLSRSQLSVAEIAYQLGFEQPQSLNRLFKKKTSVSPREFRRTIGFNNL
- a CDS encoding transcriptional regulator translates to MMRKYCCILLLLAALVGNVEAQIVTTKLLPQRIPAGFDRVREAVSDISGRNGDSKIQVTPLAATETTATFEIEEQGLSIETVVDDEKKFNKLVAEAAKDVSKPSIHILHTYTLKDKKFKVPPPRKIFFSPEYGVTWTLTLKKIADKETELVLNYKSIAPAFAKKIELEFESDTYYNNKIVKIAVDDIRMRHLIREILINQMHVDRDYPAPTYPASN